A window of the Microvirga terrae genome harbors these coding sequences:
- a CDS encoding acyl-CoA dehydrogenase family protein has translation MIDASFLSWPFFEGRHREFAAGLNAWAAREVRPLVDHHDVDASCRRLVRRLGEGGWLRAVVPQAHGGLFPSFDVRTLCLARETLAAHEGLADFAFAMQGLGTGPITLFGSDALKDRYLPPVARGEAIAAFALSEPEAGSDVAAMSTTATPDGSDHVRIDGVKTWISNGGIADHYVVFARSGEAPGAKGLSAYVVDAQTPGLSIENRIDVIAPHPLATLRFEGCRVPVANRIGGPGEGFKVAMATLDVFRSTVGAAALGLARRALAEALQHAASRKLFGAPLGDLQMTQGALADMATGVDGAALLVYRAAWTKDQGASRVTREAAMAKMYATEAAQSVIDKAVQIFGGLGVTKGVKVEELYREIRALRIYEGATEVQKVVIARELLKMLESQRSGELGSVANRQGGKPQ, from the coding sequence GTGATCGATGCGAGCTTTCTCTCCTGGCCGTTCTTCGAGGGCCGGCACCGGGAATTCGCCGCCGGGCTTAACGCCTGGGCGGCCCGGGAGGTCCGACCTCTCGTCGATCACCACGACGTGGATGCCTCCTGCCGCCGCCTCGTGCGGCGCCTCGGCGAAGGCGGATGGCTGAGGGCGGTGGTGCCGCAGGCTCATGGCGGCCTCTTCCCGTCCTTCGACGTACGCACCCTGTGCCTTGCGCGGGAAACGCTGGCCGCGCACGAGGGCCTGGCGGATTTCGCCTTCGCCATGCAGGGCCTCGGCACGGGGCCGATCACCTTGTTCGGTTCGGATGCGCTCAAGGACCGTTACCTGCCGCCGGTCGCGCGGGGCGAGGCCATCGCGGCCTTCGCGCTCTCGGAGCCCGAGGCGGGGTCGGACGTGGCGGCCATGAGCACCACGGCGACACCGGATGGATCGGACCACGTGCGGATCGACGGAGTGAAGACCTGGATCTCGAACGGGGGGATCGCGGATCATTACGTGGTCTTCGCGCGCTCGGGCGAAGCGCCCGGCGCAAAGGGCCTGTCCGCCTACGTGGTCGATGCGCAGACGCCCGGGTTGAGCATCGAGAACCGCATCGACGTGATCGCGCCGCATCCTCTCGCGACCCTGCGCTTCGAAGGCTGCCGGGTTCCGGTGGCAAACCGGATCGGCGGTCCCGGCGAAGGCTTCAAGGTCGCCATGGCGACCCTCGACGTGTTCCGCTCCACGGTCGGAGCCGCCGCGCTTGGGCTCGCCCGCCGCGCGCTCGCCGAGGCACTGCAGCACGCCGCCTCGCGCAAACTCTTCGGTGCGCCGCTCGGTGATCTGCAGATGACCCAGGGCGCACTGGCCGACATGGCGACCGGCGTGGACGGCGCGGCGCTTCTCGTCTATCGGGCGGCCTGGACCAAGGATCAGGGTGCGTCCCGGGTCACGCGCGAGGCGGCGATGGCCAAGATGTACGCGACGGAAGCGGCGCAGAGCGTCATCGACAAGGCGGTTCAGATCTTCGGCGGCCTTGGCGTCACCAAGGGCGTCAAGGTCGAGGAGCTTTACCGCGAAATCCGCGCATTGCGCATCTACGAGGGC
- a CDS encoding SDR family NAD(P)-dependent oxidoreductase, which produces MIMTPLKGRHALVTGGGRGIGRAIAASLVKAGATVTVVGRSAASLEQAVALGDAHAATVADVTDLQAVQRAVQAAVDRHGPVDLMIANAGSAASAPFLKSDPDMFRRMLDVNLLGVTTMAQAVLGSMTERGFGRIVAVASTAGLKGYPYVSAYCAAKHAVIGFVRALALETAKTGVTVNAVCPGFSDTDLVAESLDRIMAKTNRTRDEALAELVKHNPQGRLIDPAEIADAVVWLCGESARSVTGQAIVVAGGEL; this is translated from the coding sequence ATGATCATGACTCCTCTCAAGGGGCGGCATGCCCTGGTGACCGGTGGCGGCCGCGGGATCGGCCGCGCCATCGCGGCATCGCTCGTGAAGGCCGGTGCGACGGTCACCGTCGTCGGAAGGTCTGCCGCGTCGCTCGAACAGGCGGTCGCGCTGGGCGACGCTCATGCGGCGACCGTGGCCGACGTGACGGATCTGCAGGCGGTTCAGCGCGCCGTGCAGGCCGCGGTCGACCGTCATGGTCCGGTCGATCTCATGATTGCCAATGCGGGTTCGGCCGCGTCCGCGCCGTTCCTGAAATCGGACCCCGACATGTTCCGGCGGATGCTTGACGTGAACCTGCTCGGCGTCACCACCATGGCGCAGGCTGTCCTCGGCTCTATGACGGAGCGCGGCTTCGGGCGCATCGTCGCGGTGGCGTCCACCGCGGGCCTCAAGGGCTATCCCTATGTGAGCGCCTATTGCGCCGCCAAGCACGCGGTCATCGGCTTCGTGCGTGCGCTTGCGCTCGAGACCGCGAAGACCGGCGTCACCGTCAATGCGGTCTGCCCGGGATTTTCCGACACCGATCTGGTGGCCGAGAGCCTCGACCGGATCATGGCGAAAACCAACAGGACCCGCGACGAGGCGCTCGCCGAACTCGTGAAGCACAATCCGCAGGGTCGACTGATCGATCCCGCGGAGATCGCCGATGCGGTCGTCTGGCTGTGCGGCGAGAGCGCGCGCTCCGTGACCGGACAGGCGATCGTGGTGGCCGGGGGAGAACTGTGA
- a CDS encoding enoyl-CoA hydratase family protein, whose product MTRFANSVTLPLASYEPRHFLLTVDGPVANLTLNRPDRKNPLTFESYRELTDFFHACAKDEDVKAVVISGAGGNFSSGGDVFEIIGPLVEMDTKGLTAFTRMTGELVKAMRAAPQPIVAAVEGICAGAGAIIAMASDIRLAAPGAKVAFLFNKVGLAGCDMGACAILPRIIGQGRASELLYTGRFMSAEEGERWGFFSRLVAAADLPTEAGILAGAIGTGPTYANTMTKRMLAMEWAMSVEEAIEAEAVAQALCMTTEDFARAYRAFAAKEKPVFKGD is encoded by the coding sequence GTGACCCGGTTTGCCAATTCCGTCACCCTGCCGCTCGCGTCCTACGAGCCGCGTCATTTCCTCCTGACCGTCGACGGTCCTGTGGCGAACCTCACCCTGAACCGTCCGGACCGAAAAAATCCGCTCACCTTCGAGAGCTACCGCGAGCTGACCGATTTCTTCCACGCCTGCGCCAAGGACGAAGACGTCAAGGCCGTGGTCATCAGCGGAGCCGGCGGCAATTTCTCGTCCGGCGGCGACGTGTTCGAGATCATCGGTCCGCTCGTCGAGATGGACACCAAGGGCCTCACCGCCTTCACGCGCATGACGGGCGAACTGGTCAAGGCCATGCGCGCCGCGCCGCAGCCGATCGTGGCGGCGGTCGAGGGTATCTGCGCGGGAGCCGGCGCCATCATCGCCATGGCGTCCGACATCCGCCTCGCGGCGCCCGGCGCCAAGGTGGCGTTCCTGTTCAACAAGGTCGGACTCGCCGGCTGCGACATGGGCGCCTGCGCGATTCTCCCGCGCATCATCGGCCAGGGCCGCGCGTCCGAACTCCTCTACACGGGACGGTTCATGAGCGCCGAGGAGGGCGAGCGCTGGGGCTTCTTCAGCCGCCTCGTCGCGGCCGCCGATCTTCCCACGGAAGCAGGCATCCTCGCGGGCGCGATCGGCACCGGACCGACCTATGCCAACACCATGACCAAGCGCATGCTCGCCATGGAATGGGCCATGTCGGTGGAGGAGGCCATCGAGGCGGAGGCCGTCGCGCAGGCCCTGTGCATGACGACGGAGGATTTCGCCCGCGCCTACCGCGCTTTCGCGGCGAAAGAGAAACCGGTTTTCAAGGGAGATTGA
- a CDS encoding bifunctional salicylyl-CoA 5-hydroxylase/oxidoreductase, which translates to MKTAIIGGGPAGLYFAILLKKLRPDSDITVYERNRADETFGFGVVFSDATLDNFEKYDLPSYRRIVREFAYWDDIAIHFRGTEHRIGGNGFCGCSRRTLLLILQDRAEELGVGLRYEADVDDESLFADADLVVVADGINSRFRERYADHFQPEVDLRPNKFTWMGSTKPLDAFTFIFQETEWGPFIAHAYQYEANRSTWVFETDPETFERAGLKDMSEAESAALMEKIFGWFLGGHRILTNRSIWRNFPMIRSKRWVMGNKVLLGDAKASAHFSIGSGTKLAMEDAIALYEAFRREPGVEGALSLYETGRREEVEKTQHAADVSLVWFEHVARFWDFDPVQFAFGVMTRAKAITYDNLRLRAPDFVAAVDRTFAKQVRQQGFEVSVERPNTPMFQPFRLREMIVPNRVVVSPMDMYSAKDGVPGDFHLVHYGARATGGAGLVFTEMTCVSPEARITLGCTGLWNDEQEAAWKRIVDFIHANSGAKFCLQLGHSGRKGATKLMWEGIDRPLEEGAWDICSASPIPYFEDSKVPREATRADMDLITSQFVEAARRGERAGFDMLELHCAHGYLLASFLSPLTNRRTDDYGGSLENRLRFPLEVFDAMREVWPAHKPMSVRISATDWAEGGITGDDAVGIARAFAEHGVDLVDVSTGQTVRQARPIYGRMFQTPFSDQVRNEARVATMCVGNITAADQVNTILAAGRADLVALGRPHLVDPFFTMKAAAWYGAKDIHCPPQYLAGKDQIFRNSVRDRQDLEELKVKAKPKTRAELKMEAGEKPLAAE; encoded by the coding sequence ATGAAGACGGCGATCATCGGCGGTGGCCCGGCGGGGCTCTATTTCGCGATCCTGCTGAAGAAGCTTCGGCCGGATTCCGACATCACGGTGTATGAGCGCAACCGCGCCGACGAGACGTTCGGCTTCGGAGTCGTGTTCTCCGACGCGACCCTGGACAATTTCGAGAAGTACGACCTGCCCAGCTACCGGCGGATCGTGCGGGAATTCGCCTATTGGGACGACATCGCCATCCATTTCCGCGGCACCGAGCACCGGATCGGCGGCAACGGCTTCTGCGGCTGCTCGCGCCGCACGCTGCTCCTGATCCTGCAGGATCGGGCGGAGGAGCTCGGCGTGGGCCTGCGCTACGAGGCCGACGTGGACGACGAGAGCCTGTTCGCCGACGCGGACCTCGTGGTCGTGGCGGACGGCATCAACAGCCGCTTCCGCGAGCGCTATGCGGACCACTTCCAGCCGGAGGTGGACCTGCGGCCCAACAAGTTCACCTGGATGGGCTCGACGAAGCCGCTCGACGCCTTCACGTTCATCTTCCAGGAAACGGAGTGGGGGCCGTTCATCGCCCATGCCTACCAATATGAGGCGAATCGCTCGACCTGGGTGTTCGAGACCGATCCGGAGACTTTCGAGCGGGCCGGGCTGAAGGACATGAGCGAGGCCGAGTCGGCCGCGCTCATGGAGAAGATCTTCGGCTGGTTCCTGGGCGGGCACCGCATTCTCACCAACCGGTCGATCTGGCGCAACTTCCCGATGATCCGCAGCAAGCGCTGGGTGATGGGCAACAAGGTGCTGCTCGGCGATGCCAAGGCGTCGGCGCATTTCTCGATCGGGTCGGGCACGAAGCTCGCCATGGAGGATGCGATCGCGCTCTACGAGGCCTTCCGCCGCGAGCCCGGCGTCGAGGGTGCGCTGTCCCTCTACGAGACCGGGCGTCGCGAGGAGGTCGAGAAGACGCAGCACGCGGCCGACGTGTCCCTGGTCTGGTTCGAGCACGTGGCGCGCTTCTGGGATTTCGACCCGGTGCAGTTCGCGTTCGGGGTGATGACCCGCGCCAAGGCGATCACCTACGACAACCTGCGCCTGCGCGCGCCCGACTTCGTGGCGGCGGTCGACCGGACCTTCGCCAAGCAGGTGCGGCAGCAGGGCTTCGAGGTCTCGGTGGAGAGGCCGAACACCCCCATGTTCCAGCCCTTCCGCCTGCGCGAGATGATCGTTCCGAACCGGGTCGTGGTCTCGCCGATGGATATGTATTCGGCCAAGGACGGCGTGCCGGGGGATTTCCACCTCGTGCATTACGGCGCGCGCGCCACAGGCGGCGCGGGACTGGTCTTCACGGAAATGACCTGCGTGTCCCCGGAGGCGCGCATCACGCTCGGATGCACCGGCTTGTGGAACGACGAGCAGGAGGCCGCCTGGAAGCGGATCGTCGATTTCATTCACGCCAATTCCGGTGCGAAGTTCTGCCTCCAGCTCGGCCATTCCGGCCGCAAGGGTGCCACCAAGCTCATGTGGGAGGGCATCGACCGGCCGCTTGAGGAGGGCGCCTGGGACATCTGCTCGGCGTCTCCGATTCCCTATTTCGAGGACAGCAAGGTGCCGCGTGAGGCAACCCGCGCCGACATGGACCTCATCACGTCGCAGTTCGTCGAGGCCGCAAGGCGCGGCGAACGGGCCGGGTTCGACATGCTCGAGCTGCACTGCGCCCACGGCTACCTGCTGGCGAGCTTCCTGTCGCCGCTCACGAACCGGCGCACGGACGATTATGGCGGCTCTCTCGAGAACCGGCTGCGGTTTCCGCTCGAGGTGTTCGACGCCATGCGCGAGGTCTGGCCCGCGCACAAGCCCATGTCGGTGCGCATCTCGGCGACCGACTGGGCCGAGGGCGGCATCACGGGCGACGATGCGGTCGGGATCGCCCGTGCCTTCGCGGAGCACGGCGTTGATCTCGTCGACGTCTCGACGGGACAGACCGTCCGCCAGGCGCGGCCGATCTACGGGCGCATGTTCCAGACGCCGTTCTCCGATCAGGTGCGCAACGAGGCACGGGTCGCCACCATGTGCGTCGGCAACATCACGGCGGCCGATCAGGTGAACACGATCCTGGCCGCCGGCCGCGCGGATCTCGTCGCTCTCGGCCGGCCGCATCTCGTCGATCCGTTCTTCACCATGAAGGCCGCGGCCTGGTACGGCGCCAAGGACATCCATTGCCCACCGCAATATCTCGCCGGCAAGGACCAGATCTTCCGCAACTCCGTTCGCGACCGTCAGGATCTGGAAGAGCTCAAGGTGAAAGCGAAGCCCAAGACCCGGGCGGAGCTGAAGATGGAGGCCGGCGAGAAGCCTCTCGCGGCGGAGTGA
- a CDS encoding benzoate-CoA ligase family protein codes for MADTAHVDTFARDNLPPRDQWPEFRFSRPELQYPERLNCAVAFLDRWVEEGRGDEPCLICPTETLTYRALQERVNRICNVLVHRLGFVAGNRVLLRSANNPMMVAAYMAVLKAGGIVVATMPLLRAKEIAYPLKKAKITIAFCDHRLADEMERARTLAPDLQHVVYWGSGQSDSLEALMAEVSPEFEAVDTAADDVCLIGFTSGTTGEPKGTMHFHRDMLAICDGYAGNVLRPEASDRFIGSPPLAFTFGLGGIVLFPMRVGASTVLLEKAGPDDLLPAIMQYRATICFTAPTAYRAMLSKLEGYDISSLRKCVSAGEPLPKGTFEAWKAATNIRLMDGIGATEMLHIFIAATEDEIRPGATGKPVPGYEAKVIDEEGRDLPPGSIGRLAVRGPTGCRYLADDRQGKYVLDGWNVTGDTYLMDEDGYFWYQARSDDMIISAGYNIAGPEVEAALLTHPAVAECGVVGAPDDGRGTVVKAYVVLRPGQTPGPDLTKVLQDHVKAEIAPYKYPRLIEFVDALPRTQTGKLQRFALRQIAQEADNHQAAMSA; via the coding sequence ATGGCCGACACGGCGCATGTGGATACCTTCGCGAGGGACAATCTTCCGCCTCGGGACCAGTGGCCGGAATTCCGGTTCTCCCGGCCGGAGCTCCAATATCCCGAGCGCCTGAACTGCGCCGTCGCGTTTCTCGATCGGTGGGTCGAGGAGGGCCGGGGGGACGAACCCTGTCTGATCTGCCCGACCGAGACCCTGACCTACCGGGCACTGCAGGAGCGAGTGAACCGCATCTGCAACGTCCTGGTCCACCGGCTCGGCTTCGTGGCCGGCAACCGCGTCCTGCTGCGGTCCGCCAACAATCCGATGATGGTGGCCGCCTATATGGCGGTCCTGAAGGCCGGCGGCATCGTGGTGGCCACCATGCCGCTCCTGCGCGCCAAGGAAATCGCTTATCCGCTGAAAAAGGCGAAGATCACCATCGCATTCTGCGACCATCGGCTGGCGGACGAGATGGAGCGAGCCCGGACGCTGGCCCCGGATCTGCAGCACGTGGTGTACTGGGGCTCGGGACAATCCGACAGTCTCGAAGCCCTGATGGCGGAGGTGTCGCCGGAATTCGAAGCGGTCGATACGGCGGCGGACGACGTCTGCCTGATCGGGTTCACCTCCGGCACGACGGGCGAGCCCAAGGGCACCATGCATTTCCACCGGGACATGCTGGCGATCTGCGACGGCTATGCTGGGAACGTTCTGCGGCCGGAGGCGAGCGACCGCTTCATCGGCTCACCGCCGCTTGCCTTCACCTTCGGGCTCGGCGGGATCGTGCTGTTCCCCATGCGGGTCGGCGCCTCCACCGTGCTGCTGGAGAAGGCGGGTCCCGACGATCTTCTGCCCGCCATCATGCAGTACCGGGCGACCATCTGCTTCACGGCGCCGACCGCGTATCGCGCCATGCTGTCGAAGCTCGAGGGCTACGACATCTCGTCCCTGCGCAAATGCGTCTCGGCCGGCGAGCCGCTGCCGAAGGGCACGTTCGAGGCTTGGAAGGCCGCCACGAACATCCGGCTCATGGACGGGATCGGCGCGACGGAAATGCTGCACATCTTCATCGCCGCCACCGAGGACGAGATCCGCCCCGGCGCGACCGGCAAGCCGGTCCCGGGCTACGAGGCGAAGGTGATCGACGAAGAAGGGCGCGACCTGCCGCCCGGCAGCATCGGCCGTCTGGCGGTGCGCGGGCCGACCGGGTGCCGCTATCTCGCCGACGATCGGCAGGGCAAATACGTGCTGGACGGCTGGAACGTCACCGGTGACACCTACCTCATGGATGAGGATGGGTACTTCTGGTACCAGGCCCGCTCCGACGACATGATCATCTCGGCCGGCTACAACATCGCCGGCCCGGAGGTCGAGGCCGCGCTCCTCACCCATCCGGCCGTGGCGGAATGCGGCGTGGTGGGAGCGCCCGACGACGGGCGCGGCACTGTGGTCAAGGCCTATGTGGTTCTGCGCCCCGGCCAGACGCCCGGGCCCGATCTGACGAAGGTGCTCCAGGATCACGTGAAGGCCGAGATCGCGCCCTACAAGTACCCGCGACTCATCGAGTTCGTGGACGCCCTCCCGCGCACCCAGACCGGCAAGCTGCAGCGCTTCGCCCTGCGCCAGATCGCCCAGGAGGCCGACAACCACCAGGCGGCGATGAGCGCCTGA
- a CDS encoding MarR family winged helix-turn-helix transcriptional regulator encodes MDDQAIPLDAETKAVEQPEDHREELRLWLRLLTCSTLIEGEVRRRLRERFDVTLPRFDLMAQLDKAPDGMMLSDLSKRMMVSNGNLTGLVDRLVASGHVVRTVSPTDRRAMVISLTDEGRAEFRTMAGEHEHWIADLFGDLNAKDRTDLMRLLAKTKLSARRAIMGDDQ; translated from the coding sequence ATGGACGACCAAGCCATTCCTCTCGACGCCGAGACCAAGGCCGTCGAGCAGCCCGAGGACCACCGGGAGGAGCTGCGCCTGTGGCTGCGGCTTCTCACCTGCTCAACCCTGATCGAGGGCGAGGTGCGCCGCCGCCTGCGCGAGCGCTTCGACGTCACGCTCCCCCGCTTCGACCTGATGGCGCAGCTCGACAAGGCTCCGGACGGCATGATGCTGTCCGATCTCTCGAAGCGCATGATGGTGTCGAACGGCAACCTCACGGGCCTCGTCGATCGGCTCGTCGCGTCGGGCCATGTGGTCCGGACCGTATCGCCGACGGACCGGCGCGCCATGGTGATCAGTCTGACCGACGAAGGCCGCGCCGAGTTCCGGACCATGGCGGGCGAGCATGAACATTGGATCGCCGACCTTTTCGGCGATCTCAACGCAAAGGACCGCACGGATCTCATGCGGCTTCTCGCGAAGACCAAGCTGTCCGCCCGGCGTGCCATCATGGGAGACGATCAGTGA